A genomic segment from Deinococcus sp. YIM 77859 encodes:
- a CDS encoding exodeoxyribonuclease III: MPAAAPTTLKVTTLNVNGLRSALRRGLEGWVARERPDVLLLQEIRADPMPEALAGLGYAGAWFPAQKAGYSGVALLSLHPLSDVRVGMGHEEMDQEGRVLSAVVQGVRFASVYLPSGSSRPERQSFKDRVLGDYHAWTVGRLAEGLPLVIGGDYNVAHQEVDLKNWRGNRKNSGFLPHERAWMTAHLAAGLTDTHRAQLGDHAEYTWWSQRGNAYVKDVGWRIDYLLAAGVRLRDLWVDREARLSDHAPLTGTAELPKRGTIPETELVVPD, from the coding sequence ATGCCCGCGGCCGCGCCCACCACCCTCAAGGTCACGACGCTGAATGTCAACGGCCTGCGCAGCGCCCTGCGGCGGGGGCTCGAAGGCTGGGTAGCGCGTGAGCGGCCCGACGTGCTGCTGCTTCAGGAGATCCGCGCGGATCCCATGCCGGAGGCGCTGGCCGGGCTGGGCTACGCGGGGGCGTGGTTTCCAGCCCAAAAGGCCGGGTACAGCGGCGTGGCCCTGCTGAGTCTGCACCCCCTGTCGGACGTGCGGGTCGGCATGGGCCACGAGGAGATGGACCAAGAAGGCCGCGTGCTGAGCGCCGTGGTGCAGGGCGTGCGGTTTGCGAGCGTGTACCTACCCAGCGGCAGCAGCAGGCCGGAGCGCCAGAGCTTCAAGGACCGGGTGCTGGGGGACTACCACGCCTGGACGGTGGGGAGGCTCGCAGAAGGCTTGCCCCTCGTGATCGGTGGAGACTACAACGTGGCCCATCAGGAGGTGGACCTGAAAAACTGGCGCGGAAACCGGAAAAACAGCGGCTTTCTTCCGCACGAGCGCGCGTGGATGACGGCGCACCTCGCCGCTGGCCTCACCGACACGCACCGGGCGCAGCTAGGGGACCACGCGGAGTACACCTGGTGGAGTCAGCGCGGGAATGCCTACGTGAAAGACGTGGGCTGGCGAATCGACTACCTGCTCGCGGCGGGCGTGCGGCTCCGGGACCTCTGGGTGGACCGGGAAGCGCGCCTGAGTGACCATGCCCCCCTTACCGGCACGGCCGAGCTGCCGAAGCGCGGCACCATACCAGAGACCGAACTCGTCGTGCCAGACTAG
- the accC gene encoding acetyl-CoA carboxylase biotin carboxylase subunit yields MFKKILIANRGEIALRVIRTAREMGIKTVVVYSTADEKSLPVLLADESVCVGPPASNASYLNIPNILSAALMTGAEAVHPGYGFMAENPDFAEMCREHGLVFIGPTPESMRALGSKAGGREIARQSNVPTVPGTGVLGSVEDALLAAKQIGYPVLLKASAGGGGRGQKVVRTQEELRSAFGQAQEEARLYFGDPAIIMEKFLEEFRHVEVQVMGDGQGHVIHIGERDCSIQRRNQKLIEEAPSTLPESLRQEILDAGVRLAKHVNYAGAGTLEFIVDRDGNYYFMEMNTRIQVEHTVSEMISGLDFVKLQLQIAAGEGLSLRQEDIKLRGHAIECRINAEDPDKDFRPAAGRIDDVHFAGGPGVRVDSHAYTGYVIPPHYDSLIGKLIVHHDTRQDAIARMKRALEETVIQGPKTTIPLYIKIMENPFYKRGAVLTNFLKTRLEV; encoded by the coding sequence ATGTTCAAAAAAATCCTGATCGCCAACCGCGGCGAGATCGCCCTGCGCGTGATTCGCACCGCGCGGGAGATGGGCATCAAGACGGTCGTGGTGTACTCCACCGCCGATGAAAAAAGCCTGCCGGTGCTGCTGGCCGACGAATCGGTGTGCGTGGGGCCGCCCGCCTCCAACGCCAGCTACCTGAACATTCCCAACATCCTCTCGGCGGCCCTGATGACGGGCGCAGAGGCGGTGCACCCCGGCTACGGCTTCATGGCGGAAAACCCCGACTTCGCCGAGATGTGTCGCGAACACGGTCTGGTGTTTATCGGGCCGACGCCCGAATCCATGCGGGCGCTGGGAAGCAAGGCGGGCGGGCGCGAGATCGCGCGGCAAAGCAACGTGCCGACGGTGCCGGGAACAGGGGTCCTCGGAAGCGTGGAGGACGCCCTGCTGGCCGCCAAGCAGATCGGCTATCCGGTGCTGCTCAAGGCGTCGGCGGGCGGCGGTGGCCGCGGGCAGAAGGTGGTTCGCACCCAGGAGGAGTTGCGCAGCGCCTTTGGTCAAGCCCAGGAGGAGGCGCGGCTGTACTTCGGTGACCCGGCGATCATCATGGAGAAATTCCTGGAGGAGTTCCGGCACGTCGAGGTGCAGGTGATGGGCGACGGCCAGGGCCACGTGATCCATATCGGGGAACGTGACTGCTCCATTCAGCGCCGCAATCAGAAGCTGATCGAGGAAGCGCCCTCCACCCTGCCCGAGTCGCTGCGCCAAGAGATCCTGGATGCGGGCGTGCGTCTGGCCAAGCACGTCAACTACGCCGGGGCGGGCACGCTGGAATTCATCGTGGACCGTGACGGCAACTACTACTTCATGGAGATGAACACGCGCATCCAGGTGGAGCACACCGTTTCGGAGATGATTTCCGGCCTGGACTTCGTGAAGCTTCAGCTTCAGATCGCGGCCGGCGAGGGCCTCTCCCTCCGGCAGGAGGACATCAAGCTGCGCGGTCACGCCATCGAATGCCGCATCAACGCCGAAGACCCCGACAAGGACTTTCGCCCGGCCGCAGGTCGAATCGACGACGTGCACTTCGCAGGCGGCCCCGGCGTGCGTGTGGACAGCCACGCCTACACGGGGTACGTGATCCCCCCGCACTACGATTCCCTCATCGGCAAGCTGATCGTGCACCACGACACCCGGCAAGACGCCATCGCGCGAATGAAGCGCGCCCTGGAAGAAACCGTCATCCAGGGGCCAAAGACGACCATTCCGCTCTACATCAAGATTATGGAGAATCCCTTCTACAAGCGGGGCGCGGTGCTGACGAACTTCCTCAAGACCCGCCTGGAGGTCTAG